The Toxorhynchites rutilus septentrionalis strain SRP chromosome 3, ASM2978413v1, whole genome shotgun sequence genome includes a region encoding these proteins:
- the LOC129780603 gene encoding protein NipSnap yields MTSVSLRIGKSFYLPVRALSTTSTLPRDGSSESWLSKLLVRKIEPTKESHSRMLSDKEIIYELHTHNVRPDSVEKYMENYKKSVGIVSSKKNLTIELIGSWSVDVGDLDQCLHLWRYTGGFEMVDQSKKVLCSDSDYVKLTKERGNFLRSRHLQYLLAFSYWPQLALRKDKNIYEIRSYRLKPGTMIEWGNNWARAINYRQNNDEAFAGFFSQIGRLYNVHHIWCYKDLLSRKETRESAWRSPGWDECVAYTVPLIREMHCRILIPTDFSPTQ; encoded by the exons ATGACCTCTGTGTCGCTTCGAATCGGAAAGTCATTTTATCTACCGGTTAG GGCACTCTCAACAACATCGACTCTCCCACGAGATGGGTCATCGGAGTCATGGCTTAGCAAATTGCTTGTTCGGAAGATTGAGCCAACCAAGGAATCGCACAGCCGGATGCTGAGTGATAAGGAAATTATTTACGAATTGCATACCCACAATGTCCGCCCAGATTCGGTTGAAAAGTACATGGAAAACTA CAAGAAATCGGTTGGTATCgtatcatcgaaaaaaaatctgaccATCGAGCTAATTGGTTCCTGGAGTGTTGACGTCGGCGATTTGGATCAGTGCTTGCATCTGTGGCGTTATACTGGAGGCTTCGAGATGGTTGATCAGAGCAAGAAAGTCTTATGCAGTGATTCT GATTACGTGAAGTTGACTAAGGAGCGTGGAAACTTTTTGCGTTCTCGTCATTTACAGTACTTGTTGGCCTTTAGCTATTGGCCACAGCTAGCTTTGCGTAAAGACAAGAATATCTATGAAATTCGTTCGTACCGACTCAAACCAGGCACCATGATTGAATGGGGCAACAACTGGGCCCGGGCGATCAACTATCGGCAAAACAACGACGAAGCCTTCGCTGGTTTCTTTTCACAAATTGGCCGACTGTATAATGTGCATCATATTTGGT GTTACAAAGATCTTCTATCTCGTAAGGAAACTCGAGAATCGGCGTGGCGGTCACCTGGCTGGGATGAATGCGTAGCCTATACAGTGCCGTTGATACGAGAGATGCACTGTCGTATTTTAATCCCAACAGATTTTTCGCCCACTCAATAG
- the LOC129777215 gene encoding probable ATP-dependent RNA helicase DDX28, whose product MLKIARIFLTTRADYSTAQRMVASISRTPVITCKRTQFNLFVEDVASSGNSGNEHVKFGKLELASSGWHHHKSSGDYFIIHPIRQAFEAHALSQNSFQQLGIRDELVQNLKQRHVLFPTVYQAEAIPTVLNGSHILLAAETGCGKTYTYLVPIVEQILSRKLTNVAREFNSPLVLIVTPGRELAQQIGRVVEGFTQGLGITSRVLLGGKTKQQMLNPHFEDVDILIASFGAVSKLVSSGIYRMNAVRWVVLDEADTLLDDSFNAKLLHLMKRFPFHKNHLQDLGDNIFGTQLVLAAATMPSNMSELLSQIVNIETMEEVVSPNLHKLMSHISQRFMRINKSDRPSVLLDIVRKDVKRNRPLIIFSNKTPASDFVSIHLNEADIPCVNLNGDMLLKLRLGQFEKFQSGEVNVLSTTDVASRGLDTTRAAHVINFDCPLYAADYIHRIGRIGRVGSRNDCLVTNLVSSRSEISAIQRIEHAARTNSLLANVDANIKGIIRRKIERSINSAK is encoded by the coding sequence ATGTTAAAGATCGCAAGAATTTTTCTAACTACTCGTGCTGATTATTCCACCGCACAGCGTATGGTTGCATCAATAAGTCGAACACCGGTGATAACGTGTAAGCGCACGCAGTTCAATCTGTTTGTGGAAGACGTTGCATCTTCTGGAAATAGCGGCAATGAACATGTTAAGTTTGGGAAACTGGAGCTAGCTTCCTCTGGTTGGCATCATCACAAATCATCCGGAGACTATTTCATTATCCATCCGATACGTCAGGCTTTTGAAGCGCATGCTTTGAGTCAGAACTCGTTCCAACAGTTGGGTATAAGAGATGAGCTGGTGCAGAATTTGAAGCAACGCCATGTGCTGTTCCCCACCGTATATCAAGCTGAGGCCATTCCGACTGTTCTAAATGGTAGTCATATACTGTTGGCCGCAGAGACAGGATGTGGCAAGACCTATACCTATTTGGTACCGATCGTAGAGCAGATTTTATCCAGGAAACTGACCAACGTCGCAAGGGAATTCAATTCGCCTTTAGTATTAATTGTAACCCCGGGAAGAGAACTAGCCCAGCAGATTGGACGCGTGGTTGAAGGCTTCACACAAGGATTGGGTATCACATCACGAGTATTATTGGGAGGTAAAACTAAACAGCAAATGCTGAATCCTCATTTTGAGGATGTAGATATTCTCATTGCCAGCTTTGGTGCAGTTAGCAAACTTGTGTCTAGTGGAATATACAGGATGAACGCAGTGCGTTGGGTTGTTCTTGATGAAGCCGACACACTTTTGGATGATAGCTTCAATGCAAAGCTGTTACATCTGATGAAGCGCTTTCCATTTCACAAAAATCACCTTCAAGATTTAGGAGACAATATATTTGGAACGCAACTAGTTTTGGCCGCTGCAACAATGCCTTCGAACATGAGCGAACTACTTAGTCAGATAGTTAATATTGAAACGATGGAGGAGGTAGTTAGTCCTAATCTGCATAAACTCATGTCTCACATTTCGCAACGCTTCATGAGAATAAATAAATCAGATCGTCCGAGTGTTTTGCTAGATATAGTTCGGAAAGATGTGAAGCGCAATCGACCGCTGATCATTTTCAGCAATAAAACGCCTGCCAGTGATTTCGTCTCAATTCACCTGAATGAAGCTGATATACCCTGCGTAAATCTAAACGGCGACATGTTGCTGAAACTCAGATTGGGCCAGTTCGAAAAATTTCAATCAGGGGAAGTAAATGTATTATCGACGACGGATGTGGCAAGCCGTGGGTTGGACACAACACGTGCTGCACATGTGATCAATTTCGATTGTCCGTTATATGCTGCGGATTATATACATCGCATTGGTCGGATAGGACGAGTGGGAAGCAGAAACGATTGTTTGGTCACCAATTTAGTATCCAGCCGGTCTGAGATCAGTGCGATTCAACGCATTGAACATGCAGCCAGAACGAATAGTTTATTAGCGAATGTTGATGCAAACATAAAAGGAATCATTAGGAGAAAAATAGAGCGCAGCATAAATAGTGCAAAATAA